One genomic window of Daphnia pulex isolate KAP4 chromosome 10, ASM2113471v1 includes the following:
- the LOC124204972 gene encoding uncharacterized protein LOC124204972, with translation MEESMSNRRMETDTANSAHCANKVVFEYYEFQDLIDAKDPFTSSWVEAKIVRITKNKDDNQLEYQVLFQGHEREIPLPRTFKQMRPRAEDYNMEENKNQKKD, from the exons ATGGAGGAGTCAATGTCAAACAGACGAATGGAAACGGACACAGCAAATTCGGCTCATTGTGCAAACAAGGTTGTTTTTGAATACTATGAA TTTCAAGATTTAATAGATGCTAAAGAcccttttacttcttcttggGTTGAGGCTAAAATTGTTCGCATTACCAAAAACAAAGATGACAACCAATTGGAATACCAGGTTTTATTTCAAGG ACATGAAAGAGAAATTCCACTTCCACGAACATTCAAGCAAATGAGACCCAGAGCAGAAGACTACAACatggaagaaaataagaaccaaaagaaagattag